DNA from Comamonas serinivorans:
TCCAAGCCGCGGTGAGCTTAAAGCCTCAAGGCAGCGCCGAACCCTACGATTTCGCCACCTTCGCCTACAACATCAGGTTCGTGGAGACGCCCAACGTCGTCGGCACCTGTGTCGCAGCAGGCCCCGCAGACAACCCGTGCAGTGACATCTGGGTGCTGGAAGGATCACTCCACCACACCTTCACCTACGACGGCACCGAGTACTACATCAGCTTCTTTGCTGCGCCTTCCCTGACGCCCTTGCCGGATGAGGTGTGTGCGGCAGCGGAAGCCCCCAGTGGCTGCATCGGCTTCACGACCCTCGAGGGTCTGGCCAACGAGGTCAATTTTCTGCTGACGGTGGCAGGTCCGCTGGAGGTCAGCCCACCCAGTGCTGGCGTCGCGGGCAGCCCGTATGGCCCCGTCACGCTCACGGCCACGGGCGGAGTCGGCCCCTACATCTGGAGCGCCGACAGCCTGCCCGAGGGCATGACCCTGGACCCCGACACCGGGGTGCTCTCGGGCACACCAGCTGTGAACGCCCACGGCAGCTACACAATCACGGTCACGGACAGCTTCAGCCCCGCCAACACCTTCAGCGTCACCCTGGTCATCCAGCCTCCGCCAGTGGTGATCCAGACCAACAGCCTGCCTGGCGCAACGCAGGGCGCGCCCTACAGCCTGCCGCTGGTGGCGACCGGCGGCACCGCGCCCTATGCATGGTCGGCCACCGGCCTGCCCCCAGGCCTGTCTGTGGTCGATGGCGTGATCACAGGCTCGCCCACGGCAACCGGCACGTACCCGGTGACGGTGGTGGTGACCGACGACGGCGGTCGAACAGCCAACGTGATGCTGGAGCTGAACGTCACCGCAGCTGCCACCGTGCAGCCCGTGCCCACCTTGGATGAATGGGGCCTGGGCCTGCTGGGCGCCTTCGCCGCAACCCTGGGTGCACATCGGCTGCGGCGCACAGGGCGCGCGTACCGGTGATCCCTGGTTGCCCCGACCGACGAGCGGCAAAGCGAACACCTGATGGAGGTGTGTGACACACGATGAGCTGAAAATTCGCCGTGTGACGCGGCAGGGTCCCCAGCCTCCGCGCTTCCCCTGCAAGCGGTGAATGGCGCCTCCTTGCGCTCAAAGGACCTGTTTCGCGCATCGGCACGGGCCGATGCCGATGCGTGCGGCTCAAACGCATGGACGCTGCTTCAGCGGCCTCGATCGTCGCAGCCCAGGGCAACCACAGAAAAACGGCTCGGCATGAGCCCCATCATGCGCAGCGGCTCCACGCGCCGATGTTGGACAACCGGCCATTGTCTGCAATGGCCCCACGCTATTCAACCGTTGTCGACAGGGCATGGATCCACTGGCCTGATGTCCATCCCCGGCTGCTCACGGGCACAAAAAAGCCCGCGGCAAGCGGGCTTCATCGCAACAGTCCCAGATCAGTGATCATGCCAGGCACCTGTCGGCTTGCGCAGCACCTTGTACTGCTCGTGAATCCGGGCATGGAAGTAGTTGCGCGGACGATCGCTTGCCTTCATCTCCTGCCACAGCTGCTCCGGCACGTTGGGGTAGTCATAGCCCTGCTCAGGATGGTCGACAAACCACACCCGGAGCAGGCCGCTGCCAGACTCGTAGGTGGCCTTGGTCAACTGGCTCGTCGCAGGAAACGTGTGGGCGTCCATCATCTACTCCTTTAGGTGTAATCCCTAGGAATTTTGCAACACTTTTTTGCGACATCGCAACAAATGCCCTTGCCAAAAGCCCATGCAAAGTGTCAAGCAGCCTCGCTCTGCGCCTGGATGCGCTAGGCGCCAGCCCTACGCTAAGAGCACCTCGATTCAATCGAAGCCCATATCTCCTACAAGCTGTGGTTCCATGGCCAGGTGGCCTACAGTGGGTGCGTGACGGTCTTGCGGGTTAGCGCCGCAAGGGCCTGACAGAGCACCGCTCTCTGGAAGACTTGCAAATCACACCACTGCTTCATGTGAGCCGTCACAGGCCCGCCTCGTGCGGGCCTTTTCGTGGGATCACACCCTGTTGCATGGTGAAAGGCGACCTCTCCGGGCCGACCGTTCAAAAAGCTCAGGCATAGTGGGCCTTCTGTTCACCCTCTCCGCTTGCGCGGCTGCATCGCCATGTCCAAATTGACCGATCTGAAGTCCAAGCCCTTCAACGTGCACAGCGATGCCCTGGCACGCCAGGAGCCCTTGCGGTTCTCGGCCGAAGAATCGGCCAAGCGCTCGCGCATTTGCAACGGCGCCAGCCGCGAGCCCTTGGTGTCAGACCCGCCCTACCGCGGTCAGGTGCCGCGCCCCTACACCCGCGGCTGACCCAGCTGCCCAGCCCGCTCCCTGCAGCGGGCTTTTTATTGAGCGCTCACGCCAACCCGGTCAACGCGAACGGAGCGACGAGACGACCGAACTGCCGGTCCGGTGTCGCCTCGTCAGATCTCCATGCGTTCATTTGAATGGAGTATGGATACATTGCCGTTTTCACATCAACGATAACAACCAGATACCCCAATTTCACATCCACACCTCAGATCCTGTGGACAAGCCTCCTGATGCAAGGATGCCGGCGGTGCCGCAAGACCAACCTTTGCCGAACCGAGCCAAGCTGCGCAGAATGCGCTACCAACCCCCTGCAAGCCTGCCCATGTCACCACCCCGCGCCGGCTCCGGCATGCTTGCGCATGCCACAAGCCTGAACACCAGGGACCACAGTTCACGCCCAGCACGCCTTTGCGCCTCAGGTCAAGTCATCAGGGTGCCGTAGCCGCAAAATTTCGTAACACCCGTACGCACATTGCATGTGCAGCGCCCACAATCAAAAAGTAAGCACTTTGTGCTTTTTTTTCGAAGAGCGGCATCAGCGCCGAGCCGCGCTGCTGGACACTCACCATGCCCGCGGCGGCATTGCGGGTCCCTCATCCCCTTCACACCGAACTGTCATGACCATGCTTCGCTCGAGTTCGCTCACCCCAGGTTCGCCCCCGCGCGCACGTCAATGGCTCGCCGCCATCGCTTGGGTGGCCGCGCTGGCCGGCCCACAAGCCCACGCGCAGACCTGCACGCCCGACAAGCCTTACGACCACATCGTCAGTGCCTTCCACCAGTCGGCGGTGCAGCGCACCGATGGCACATGGGCTGGCTGGGGCGCGACCATGGGCGCTCTGGGGCTTAATCAGGTGACGGGCACCCCCTACGACGGTCGCTCGGTGCTGCGCCCGCTGGACATCAAGGCCGGCGGCACCTGGGCGGCCGCCGGCGGCAACTGGCCCGCTGGCAACGTGGGCCTGGTGGGCGAGCCGTTGCTGATCACGATGGCCAGTTCCAACACCACGGAGCAAACCGTGGCGCTGACCACGCAAGGCCTGTTTGCCTGGGGCTTCAACGTGATGTTGAACGCCACCATCAAATCCTCTCGCCTCGTTGCCGCCTTTGCCGTGGGCGGCAAGGCCGATGGCCTGCCGCCGGGCGTGACGCCCACCGATGTGGCCCAGCTGTTCGGCACCTACGGCATGCTGGCCGTGGTGACCAAGCCCGCGCATGGCGGCCAACTGTGGGTGCTGGTCAACCACACCGAAGCCGACTTCACCAAACTGCGTGGCGATGGCACGACCGATGCCGCCAGCAACCACACCTGGCACCGCGTCAAGACCAATGGCACCACCGACCTGGCCAACGTGGTCGCCGTGCGCGGCCACGCTGGTCGCAAAACGGACACCATGGAGATGACGCTGGGCGCCATCATGGCCCAGACCGCCGACGGCAAGCTGTATGCCTGGGGCAGCACGCCGTACTTCGGCAACGGCGTCACCGCGACCAGCGCCTCCTACGCCACGCCTGTGACGCTGCCGCAGGAAGCAGGTGCCGACATCACACCCAAGATGATTGGCGTGACGGGCAACAGCTCAGGAAGCACGATGTTTGTGCTGTCCACCACGGGCACGCTGTATTCGGTGGGGGCCAACAACCAACGGCAACTGGCCGCCAACCTGCCCGAAACCACGGCCGAAGCCACCACTTGGCAGGTGGTGCGAGCATTTGGCGACACCGAAGCTGCCTGGCGCGGCAGGGTCAAGACCTTCAGCGTGCAGGAACATGATTCGGGCACCATCGTCGGGCACGGCGCTGCGGGCGCCTTGATCACCACGGACGACACGGTCTACACCTGGGGCAGCAACGAGCGGGGCATGATCGGCCGCGCCACCACACCCGGCGGCACGGCCACCAACGGCTTCTACCACCTGGGGCAACCGGTGACGGTTGGCGGTGCCCGGCCCGCCCGCCTGGTTGAAGTGGGGGGCCACACCATGGTCTACATGCCCAAAGACAGCGCCCAGTTCTGCTACGTGGGCCACCAGATTCAAGGCAGCATGGGCGATGGCGTCATGGCCCAGGCGGACCAACCCGCGTTCAACTGCACCGACACACCCGTGGTGAACATCTGCGGTGCCACGGGCTTTGACAACGGCGACGCGCCCAGCGTCTACGAGAACGATGGGGGCAGCAATCAGGCCATGCACGCCTACACCAACGGCCCCCTGTTCCTGGGCACGCTGCCGCCCCAGGCGAACGACGACACCCCCCGCAACGTCGCCAGCGGTGCCTCCAACGTCGGCGCCCATGGCGATTACATCGCGGCGCCGCTCACGCTGGAAGAAGATGGCATCACTCAGGCCACCGGCCCCACGGGCAGCCTGACTGCGCCAGCGATGGCCGGCGGCGACCTGCCAGCCATCCTCACCACGCAGACCACCTACACCCTGCAGGTGGCCTATACCAACCAGACCGGCACGGCCGCCACCCTGCACGCCTGGGTGGACTGGAACAACAACGGCATCTTCGAGACCAGCGAATACGCCAGCGCCTCCGCCGCCAGCGGTGGCAGCACAGCCTCACTGGGGTGGTCCATCCCCTCGGGTCAGGCCGTGGGCCATCGCTACATCCGCCTGCGCATCACCACCAAGACCTCCGCCAGCGATTACAACGAGCGCTTTCCGGCCGCCAATGTGACCGTGCGCAGCGGTGAAGATGCCCGCGCCCTGGGCTTTGCAGCCGATGGCGAAATCGAGGACCACCGCGTGCAGATCGTCGCCGCGGGCAGCCTGGGCGTGGTGGCCAACCCCGATTCGGACGCCACGCCGGTCAACACGCCGGTCACCACCGAGGTCACGGTCAACGACGTGGCCATCGGGGGCACCATCGGCAGCGTGACCGCCATCACATCCACGAGCGCAAACGGCGGCACGGTGAGCTGCACCGGCCTCACCTGCACCTACCTGCCCCCCTCTGGCTACACGGGCACCGACACCTACACCTACCAAGCCTGCCTGGCAGCCCCCAATGCCACCGTGTGCAGCACCACCACGGTGACCATCACCATCACACCCACGGTGGGCGCCAGCCCCGACACCGCTACCACGCCTGCAAACACGCCCGTGACCACCCCGGTCACAGCCAACGACACGGCCATCGGCGGTACCTTGGATCCCGGGAGCGTGAGGCCTACCGGCACCACGCCCCCCGCCAACGGCAGCGTGACCTGTGCCGCCGGCAGTTGCACCTACACCCCGAACCCCGGCTACACCGGCCCCGATGCCTACAGCTATCAGGTCTGTCTGGCCGCGCCCAACGGCACGGTGTGTGAGGAGACCACGGTCGCCGTCACCGTCACGCCCAGCCCGGGCGCCCAGCCCGACACCGACACCACCCAGCCCGGCACGCCGGTCACCACCCCGGTCACGGGCAACGACGTACCCGTCGGCGGCACCCTTGACCCAGGTAGTGTGACGCCCACCGGCGCGCCACCGGCCAACGGCACCGTGACCTGCGCCGCCGGCAGCTGCACATACACCCCGAATGCGGGATTCACGGGTACCGATACCTACAGCTACCAAGTCTGCCTCACGCCGCCCGACGAGGCGGTCTGCGCCACCACGACCGTCACGGTCACGGTGAAGGCAGCCACGCCGACTCCGGTGCCTGGACTGAATGCCTGGGGCTTGGCGCTGCTGGCTGGCCTGCTCGGGCTGTTCACCGTGAGGCGCCGCACGCGTTGAGGTGACTCCCAGGGCCTTGCCCTTACCGCGCCGACACAAAGCCCGTGATGGCATCCGGCCTCACGGGCTTTGTGCATTCGTGCGCAAGCCGATCATGGGTCCAGCAAGAAAAAAGGCGTTCACTGAACTTCAGTGAACGCCTTTGAACGTTGTCTTGGTGGTGGAAACGGGAACCGAACCGGCGTCCGCAATCCGAGCCAGATAGTAACGCCTTGGCCTTGAGGGCGTGGATTCGGCGATTTGGCCATCCCCGGTCACAAATTCGCAAAGCTTCGATGCAATCGAAGAGCCTCTCTGCTGGGAGACACGCTGGCATGGTCAACGTGCAGCGGCTGGCCCCGCAGTGCTTCGTACTCGGTTCCGTCCAAGTCTGGAGCGACCAGTACCTGTAGGGTCTCGCTGTCAACCGACAGTAGCCCTAAATCGAACAACGTGTGCAAATCTGCTCGCAGCAGAAGCCCGTTGGATGGATGGTTTGTCCCCGGCCCCTGATACGGCACGATGTGCGCGGCTTCTAGCGCCGACGCCACCGTACAGCCCGACATGGCGCAGCAGCCGTAAGCCTCCAGAAGCTGATTGCGAAATCCAGCCTGTCCGCGCCGTATCGCGATTTCGCGCGCCACACGCTCACGCCCATCTTCGATCATTGCCGGGTCAAAGGCCGGCGGAAGATCGGCGCCAACAGCATCTGCTGGCGCGGCCTCTGAACAGCGCGCCAGGCGACTTGGTGGCCATGCCTTCGAAGAGCGCGCCTCCCGTCACGATTGGGTTGCCCGCGAGGTACGCCTTCAGCAAACGATCCACTACCAACACCTGCTTGCCGCCGACAAGTGAGAATGGCAGCTTGCCCGGGATGATGAGCGTCGCGGTCTCCTTGCCCACGATGTCGCACGTGACTCGCAGTTCGGGAAGGGCAGCCGCGGCGGCACGCTGCCGCCCGTCGCGCAGGATCTGCATCAGCCGTGGCTGATCGACGGTGGCCCCGTCCACGCCCGCGACGAGGACGTCTCCGATCTGCACAACGACGTTAGCGCCGAGGAACTCGGGACACGTCTCAGTGGCCGTCAGCACCACGCCCCAGCCGGCCTGGCCGTCGCCACGCAGGCTGCTGTCCACCGCGGCGATGGCATCCATCCGATCAAGACGGCGAGCCAGATGAACTGGAACTTCCTCGTTGCCGTTCACAAGCGTGCCGAGCTTGATCACGGGGCCGCCCGACCGCGGCGTGCGTCCCATGCGCATCGCACCGCGAAGCCCCTTGACGATCCGCTCAGTCAACCAGTCGCGCTTGATGTCGAAACGTTCGACCTCGGCGGGCTCGACCGTATTCGAGTGGCCGGTGTCCGGGTCGTCGTACACGAGCCGACCATCCAACGATCGAACTTGCGCCTGGAACGCGGTCCCGTCATCGCGCAGACGCGTCACGGAGGAGGCACGAGATTTGGGGACGAGGAATCCGCCCGCGCGCAGAACATCGACGTCTGCGCCCCAACCGGCAAGCTCGGCACGGGTTACGTCGGCATCATCAGATTCGT
Protein-coding regions in this window:
- a CDS encoding KTSC domain-containing protein, with protein sequence MDAHTFPATSQLTKATYESGSGLLRVWFVDHPEQGYDYPNVPEQLWQEMKASDRPRNYFHARIHEQYKVLRKPTGAWHDH
- a CDS encoding IPTL-CTERM sorting domain-containing protein — protein: MTMLRSSSLTPGSPPRARQWLAAIAWVAALAGPQAHAQTCTPDKPYDHIVSAFHQSAVQRTDGTWAGWGATMGALGLNQVTGTPYDGRSVLRPLDIKAGGTWAAAGGNWPAGNVGLVGEPLLITMASSNTTEQTVALTTQGLFAWGFNVMLNATIKSSRLVAAFAVGGKADGLPPGVTPTDVAQLFGTYGMLAVVTKPAHGGQLWVLVNHTEADFTKLRGDGTTDAASNHTWHRVKTNGTTDLANVVAVRGHAGRKTDTMEMTLGAIMAQTADGKLYAWGSTPYFGNGVTATSASYATPVTLPQEAGADITPKMIGVTGNSSGSTMFVLSTTGTLYSVGANNQRQLAANLPETTAEATTWQVVRAFGDTEAAWRGRVKTFSVQEHDSGTIVGHGAAGALITTDDTVYTWGSNERGMIGRATTPGGTATNGFYHLGQPVTVGGARPARLVEVGGHTMVYMPKDSAQFCYVGHQIQGSMGDGVMAQADQPAFNCTDTPVVNICGATGFDNGDAPSVYENDGGSNQAMHAYTNGPLFLGTLPPQANDDTPRNVASGASNVGAHGDYIAAPLTLEEDGITQATGPTGSLTAPAMAGGDLPAILTTQTTYTLQVAYTNQTGTAATLHAWVDWNNNGIFETSEYASASAASGGSTASLGWSIPSGQAVGHRYIRLRITTKTSASDYNERFPAANVTVRSGEDARALGFAADGEIEDHRVQIVAAGSLGVVANPDSDATPVNTPVTTEVTVNDVAIGGTIGSVTAITSTSANGGTVSCTGLTCTYLPPSGYTGTDTYTYQACLAAPNATVCSTTTVTITITPTVGASPDTATTPANTPVTTPVTANDTAIGGTLDPGSVRPTGTTPPANGSVTCAAGSCTYTPNPGYTGPDAYSYQVCLAAPNGTVCEETTVAVTVTPSPGAQPDTDTTQPGTPVTTPVTGNDVPVGGTLDPGSVTPTGAPPANGTVTCAAGSCTYTPNAGFTGTDTYSYQVCLTPPDEAVCATTTVTVTVKAATPTPVPGLNAWGLALLAGLLGLFTVRRRTR
- a CDS encoding THxN family PEP-CTERM protein, with translation MQPWIKCSSAMGFALAMAAGQASAAPIAAWDYQVTTTFVTLSGVTEFTSGSGCRLVSTSAITWGACPPGPPGPGRSGLSITHTPQGGSLDTNGAAQPANTYIHHNNLVSSAYATLRRATIQAAVSLKPQGSAEPYDFATFAYNIRFVETPNVVGTCVAAGPADNPCSDIWVLEGSLHHTFTYDGTEYYISFFAAPSLTPLPDEVCAAAEAPSGCIGFTTLEGLANEVNFLLTVAGPLEVSPPSAGVAGSPYGPVTLTATGGVGPYIWSADSLPEGMTLDPDTGVLSGTPAVNAHGSYTITVTDSFSPANTFSVTLVIQPPPVVIQTNSLPGATQGAPYSLPLVATGGTAPYAWSATGLPPGLSVVDGVITGSPTATGTYPVTVVVTDDGGRTANVMLELNVTAAATVQPVPTLDEWGLGLLGAFAATLGAHRLRRTGRAYR
- a CDS encoding HNH endonuclease, translating into MIEDGRERVAREIAIRRGQAGFRNQLLEAYGCCAMSGCTVASALEAAHIVPYQGPGTNHPSNGLLLRADLHTLFDLGLLSVDSETLQVLVAPDLDGTEYEALRGQPLHVDHASVSPSREALRLHRSFANL